In the genome of Maribacter forsetii DSM 18668, the window TATGTCTTGCTAATTCATTACCAGCAACAATACCTTCTCTATTCTCATTGGTATAACCAAAAAATGTTCTTACTTTCTCGTTACCTGTTCTAATAGAGATGTTATTGGCAATATTAATTCCTGTTTGCATAAAGTCATTAACATTGTTTGACTGTGTTGTATATGGTAGGCTCTGTGTGATATCAGGACTAGGAGACCAGTTTACTACAGAAGACCCATCAAAACTTGGTCCCCAAGAACCTGTAGATGTTGGGTTAAACACACCGGCACTACCTTGACCATATTCATTTTGGTAGTCATACATAATATTACCTGTATTAGCAGTAACTGTAGTACTAAAATCAATTGTAGTAACATCGCTGGTTCCTGTTTTTGTAGTAATAAGAATGGCTCCATTGTTAGCTCTTGCACCATAAAGTGCAGCTGCATTTGCTCCCTTTAAAACATTTATAGAAGCAATATCATCTGGACTTAAATTAGAGATATCTCCTCCTAAAGGTACACCATCTACAATATATAAAGCTTGGCTACTACCAGCAATAGAACGGTTACCTCTTAATACTACTTTTGATGACCCACTAACACCACTACCTGATGTTTGTATAGATAAACCAGCTACTTTACCTTGTAAACTATTTACCAGATCTTGCTGTGGTCTTGCTTCATCAATACTTTTAGTATCAACACCTTGGGTAGCATAGGTTAAAGATTTTTTTTGTCTTTTAATACCTAATGCCGTTACAACAACTTCGTCTAGTTGACTAGCGTCTTCTGACATGGCAACGTCTATAGTATTAGAAGTGCCTATTGTAATGTTTTGTGTTTTTGTGCCTATATAAGAAAAGACTAATACATCACCTTCAGAAGCGCTTATAGTGTAAATACCATCAAAATCTGTTTGTGTACCATTTGTAGTTCCTTGTACCAAAACATTTACTCCTGGTAGAGGCACTCCGTCGTTAGCATCGGTGACTACACCAGTCACCATTTTGTCTTGTGCTAAAACGGGGAATGCCCCGATAATTAGGACGAAGAACATGAAAATTTTTCTCATCATAATGTTAAATTTAAAAAGATTTTGGTTCTAAATATTCTCTTAAAGTTATGTGAATGTAAACTTAATAATCTAATGTCCTATTAGATTAACGTTAAAATGTGTTCGAACACACTATAATTTTTAGATTATGTTTTTTTTATGCTTAAAAGCTGAATATTCCTTAAAAATTAGTTAGTTATAAATAATAATCTACATTTTCGCTGGTAATAATATCTATTGGAAGCAGATTGCTAAGAGGAACCTTTTTGCCAAATAAGAAATATTCGGCATAGTAGCTAATGCTTAGATATGCCTGTTCTTTTGGTCTTTGATGAATAAGAAAGTTAATTTTACCCTTTTTTAAGTATGTGACATTTTTAGGGATTAAATCATAACCAATAATAGCACAGCCTTTATTAATTTTTGAAACAATTTCTGCAACTTCATGAACATGGGAGTTCGTAATAAATAACGCACCTAATTTGGGATGTGCTTTTAAATATATGGTAATGTCATTAACGAATTTGGTTGGGTCGTTCGTTTTAAAGTTTGTAGATTCTAAAATGCGAATATTACTATTTTTCTCTGAAAAGTAATCTTTAAAACCTTGTTCTTTTAAGAGTAGGTGTGGTTCTAAGTTAATATGAACAATGCCAATATCACAATTTAATTTTGAGGTTTTATAAAATAAATCTGCTGCGATTTTACCACTCTGCATTAAATCTTGTCCAACATAACTTTCAGCATTTTTAGATTTAATATGATTGTTGAAGAGAGCAACTTTTATATTTTTCTTTTTACACGTTTTACTTATTAAAAAAGATTCTTTTTCAAATAGGGGAGTTATTAAAAGTAGATTAGGAAAAACACTTATAGCTTCAATAGATTTTTGATGAAAATCTTCTTTTTGAAACGGGTTGTATATAAACTTCTCT includes:
- a CDS encoding substrate-binding domain-containing protein, encoding MTQKKMTIKDIAKLAGVSKGTVDRVLHKRGKVSKEALEKVEKILKEIEYQPNPIARNLKENKVYRISILIPDYEIDIFWKPAHDGIKEAEKEFGPFGVLVEKFIYNPFQKEDFHQKSIEAISVFPNLLLITPLFEKESFLISKTCKKKNIKVALFNNHIKSKNAESYVGQDLMQSGKIAADLFYKTSKLNCDIGIVHINLEPHLLLKEQGFKDYFSEKNSNIRILESTNFKTNDPTKFVNDITIYLKAHPKLGALFITNSHVHEVAEIVSKINKGCAIIGYDLIPKNVTYLKKGKINFLIHQRPKEQAYLSISYYAEYFLFGKKVPLSNLLPIDIITSENVDYYL